AGTATGAAGCAATAAAAAAAATGGCTTTGACAGCCATCAATCCGGCAGTAATTCAGCAAAGGTATGGATCTTATCACCAAATAAAACTGTATTAAAACCTAATTGTTTGGCATTAGCCAGTGGTTCAGCGGTATCATCTATTACCAAACAGTCTTCTGGTTTTAACTGCAGGAGAGTGGCCGCTTGGACATAACATTCCGGGTTAGGTTTAATGGCAGAAACTTTGTCACAACCAACAATCACATGGATAAATTCCGCCAAACCAGAATCAATCAAGAAATCATGAATCATAGTTGAATCCGAGCTGGAGGCGATGGCACAAAGTATGGCTCTTTTGTCTAGTTCAGCTAGAAATTCATGAATTCCAGCCATAGGTAGCTGGGTTTTTGGGTCTAGCACTACCCCATAAAAGTCTAAAATACAGCCTAACATTAGATAAATTTTATAGTTTTATTATTGATACGTTACGACTTGTATTAATTATACTAGTTTTTTGTTATTTTGTCAATAGCAATACATAAGAACAACTCAATAATTACTTTGCACACCCTGTGGACAGTGGGTTGAAAACTATTGTGTTGACACCCAAAACACAGTGTAGTACCATTGCTAAGCTATATGAAATATAACTTCACCATGTCTAGTGCCAAGCACGGCTAAACCCCTCAAAAAAATGGTGAAGAAGGTGGCCGCCGAATGAGCGG
This portion of the Patescibacteria group bacterium genome encodes:
- a CDS encoding HAD-IA family hydrolase — protein: MLGCILDFYGVVLDPKTQLPMAGIHEFLAELDKRAILCAIASSSDSTMIHDFLIDSGLAEFIHVIVGCDKVSAIKPNPECYVQAATLLQLKPEDCLVIDDTAEPLANAKQLGFNTVLFGDKIHTFAELLPD